The genomic interval AATTTCGGAGTGTAGTTCCTAGTTTCCTGTGTCTTAACAAGCTCTCCAGGTGATTCACATGTCTActaaagtttgagaatcactaaGGCAGGGAAAACAAATATCTACCACCGCTCACAAAACCATTTCTTTGTGTGGAAATGTTAATGACTCCAAGTCCCAGGAGTAGAGAAAAGgaagtatatttattatttagttcaattttccattttgaaatatgctccccctccaaaaacaaaaacaacacacacacacataccacccATTCTCAAGGGAAAtgacatatatttaaaatctgtGTGATTGGAGATGAGAAGTGTCTGAAGTTGGTGATCAGTTTTAAGAGCTATTGCATACAAAAGACACCTGTGGTGAGTTTTCCAGTATTGGGTAAGAAAAGAGAGTAAGCTTTTATGAGATTTTTGATAGAACCTTATGCTCTTCAAATTGAGTTTGGAAAAAGCAAGAGTATCATTCTTTCAGGGATGGAATTTTTGTTCCCagaaaataagattaataaaATCTATATATTTAATTCACATAAATGTGTTTAAATAATGAGCCACTTAAGGAAAACCAATAAATTTGGAAAGgttaatattttatctgtttacataaataaaacatctttaaaacTCTTCTTCAAATAATCTCTGGTGTCTGTAGGAATAACAAGCCTGAATGTAATTGTGGATTTTTCTCCAATATTCCTTCATGCCTTAGGTtaagttttatagatttttagatGTAAGAAAGTGGTATGAACTACAAAGGTCAAGGGTTTGTAATTCGACCTCAATTCTGGTACTTAAGCATTCtggacattatttttttcctgtataaatGAAGATTAAGATGCTTAACTCCAAGAAGATAAAAATACCTGTGTgaattaaatgatatatttttatgatGTACTCTAGTATGGTGTCTTTTGAgaattcttattaaaatgaatGCTCAaaagtgttattatttttttgcttccCAGTCTGTTGATAACTACATATGTACACTTTgcagattaaaatattaaaggaatcAAAATTAAGTATGGTTAATCATGCTGTTTATAATTTTACCAGTACAGGGGAAAATGGAACAATGAAACAGAACTTGGACTAGAGAAATTCTGTTAGAAGTATAACTTCACTCTTAATTTTCTCTGCTATTATGTGTTATGAGATGTTAAAAGAAATCAATAAGTTTGAGGACACTATAGGTAgattaaattaaatttggaatTCATGTTCACAGAGTAAAAGAGGCTTTTAACTGTGGCAActaaaacaagtttaaaatatttagttaattTAACAGCCATTTTTATTATAGCCTAAAAGCAGCAGGATATAGAAATAGGTTCCTTAAATGTATTCTTTTTGAAAGAGAAGTTTCATGAAAGAGAGGCAGCAGAAGTCTGGGTGATCAGCAGGAGAGATTGGCATTAGATGGTTTAATAAAAGATAGACTGATAAGGAATGGGGAGGGAGTGCTCACCACAAGTCTTTGGATTCTTCCAGATATATATAAGATGAATTGCATGTGTGCACTCATTGAGATTTCATGTGGTTTAGAATAAAGTCCAAAAAACTGATACAGCAATTCCTCCAGTTGTTGCATAGAactaagaaatgaaaggaaaaatgtgcAGGAATCTAAGAGAATCATTACTAATGTCTCATCAGTCCTCACATACCAATGTTCATTTTGTTAAGGGGAGAATGAATGCTTAGATATTTCCATCCCATAAAGATCAAAAGCCCCAGTCATGAACCCAAATTTGGTTTTTCCCTTCTCTGAAATGTAGATTGCTTTATTCCACAAATCTCTTTCTGAAGTTGTGtatttgagtattttttcttccatgtttAAAAACCACCTCAGAGCATCCAgtcttttttctttacaaatgtcTTTGCTTGTAGTAAGGGATCAATAACTATTTGATAGCTTCAACAAGgtcaataaaattaagatataaatagaattttttagaATCAGAAACTATCTCATGTAATCAAATTAGACACTTAATCTGTGAGTGGTATTTAAGTATTTACAAAGTATTTTTGCTCTTGATTTCAACATGGCCATTAAATACAATGTTAATTGGAAGAGCAATAACACTTCCATTTAGGCTCTTGGCTTCTCACTGTAATGACCATATTGTTTGCTAGAACAAAAATAGGTATCACTGGTCCACAACAAGCCCatgttttaatttccaaaatttcctCTAAAAAGGGTCATTCCATCTACTAAAATAAGCCAGTGTGCTCAAATACAACTCATCCACTATTCAAAAACTCCTAAGAGCTCattattgtgtttcttttgatgaaaaacaaagcaaaatgttTCACCTGTGAAAATGGAATAGCATTTATTTCTGGGGCAAACACAATGACTTTTTCTTGATAGGACCTGTTTGTACTCTAACTACTAATTTACTAAGGTAAACTGTAAGCTCTATGTACTTAAGAAACCTGTATTATCATGGTTTCCCAACATCTAAGACAGAGCAGATAAATAACAGGTCCTTAAATgattgaaataataattattttagtgtctttctaatacatttctttttttttacagctaaaaaatattttattttattttattttttttaattttttattggttgttcacaacattacaaagctcttgacatatcatatttcatacattagattgaagtgggttacatttctcatcttcttttattttccagcTGCTGCcagatttgcattttcaaaatgattatgACAAACGTAACCACGAGGAATGGATTCCTCCTCTTGGGGTTTTCTGATGATTGCAAGCTGCAGATCTTGTATGCTTTGCTCTTCTTGGTGTTGTACCTAGTGGCTTTGACCGGAAActtcatcattatcaccatcacaaCACTGGACAAGCACCTCCAATCTCCAATGTATTACTTCTTGAAGCAACTTTCCCTTCTGGACCTCTCCTTCATTTCCGTCACAGTCCCCCAGGCCATTGACAATTCACTGATGGATGATAACTATGTTTCATATGGCCAGTGCATACTGCAGGTTTTCTTCTTCACATCTTTGGCCTGGACTGAGATAGCTATTCTTACAGTTATGTCTTATGACCGTTATACAGCCATTTGCTTCCCACTGCACTACGAGATCATCATGGATCCCAGAAATTGTCAGTGGGCTATGATAGCTGTGTGGGTGAGTGGAGGCATCTCAGGAATCTTATACACAGCAGCTACATTTTCTATCACATTCTGTAGGGTGAAAATAATACATCAATTTTTCTGTGATGTCCCCCAATTACTGAAGCTCTCCTGTTCCAATGATTACCTAGGAGTGATTGGAGTAGATGCTTTCATATCTGTGGTGGCATTAGCCTGCTTTGTCTCCATTGCTCTCTCCTATGTTCACATATTCTCCACAGTTCTAAGGATACCCTCTGCTGAAGGCCGGTCTAAGGTATTCTCTACCTGCCTGCCCCACCTCTTTGTTGTCTCATTTTTTCTCTCTACAGGCATCTGTGCATATCTAAAACCAACTTCAGATTCTCCATCTGCATTTGACGTTATGTTATCTATCTTTTACACAGTGATACCCCCAACACTCAACCCTATTATCTATAGTCTGAGGAATGAGGCCATGAAGGGTGCACTAAGAAACTTACTTTTGGACAGAAAATTCACTGGGAAAAATACACTTTTGTCCTGTTGTTAGTAGTTGTTCAATATTATATGTAAGGAACTTTTTGGTAATTGGATCCCTCAATTTGTGAAGTTAATGAAGAAATAGCATTACTTTCTGTAGATAAACTATATAATATAATCACCATCATTGAAGaaacttttttcctaatttactgaacattttattcatcaaaatcatttttgttaAGAAAAATTGTAAACACATATAATCTTGTAATATAGGCCCACTACTTCTTTTTTCATCCCAGTACCTATACACACAAACTCATACTTACACAGACACACTAACAATCATAGCATGTTTTAAACACTTTTGTATAAATGATATTACAACAATAAGAATAAAAGTGATAATATTTACCCACAGTTTCCCCCACCAAATAAGtcaactattttcattttaatctatttaagtttaaatattcaccttaatttttatcttcatatatACCAATTTTGCATATTGGCTTAAATTTATAGGCCATTACTATGTTTAACCACATAGTTTTACTATGCTAATTTTCTTGAATGCATCATAATCAATTAAACTCATCTGAAAATACAAGTAATCATTTATCTTTTTCACATATACtagttattttcaatttttcactcTTATAAGTAATGCTGAAATTTGAAGTTTTCATAATTTCAAAGTATGTGTTGTGGAatcaaatcaaatacaaattgcTCAGTATTCTTGAGAccatatttctttccaaaaatattagatattttatgttACCATTAGCAATATATAACCAAGTCACTTCTACTCTATGTCTTACATGATTTTGTTAATTCATGCAAAAAATATTCAGAGAGAACAAATAGCTGATTGAAGTCATATCAGGTGCCTGCATCACAAAAATACAGATACAGTATTTAAATTGTggggactttttaaaataataacaatgttttaccttttgtaattat from Ictidomys tridecemlineatus isolate mIctTri1 chromosome 8, mIctTri1.hap1, whole genome shotgun sequence carries:
- the LOC101961123 gene encoding olfactory receptor 14J1, with translation MIMTNVTTRNGFLLLGFSDDCKLQILYALLFLVLYLVALTGNFIIITITTLDKHLQSPMYYFLKQLSLLDLSFISVTVPQAIDNSLMDDNYVSYGQCILQVFFFTSLAWTEIAILTVMSYDRYTAICFPLHYEIIMDPRNCQWAMIAVWVSGGISGILYTAATFSITFCRVKIIHQFFCDVPQLLKLSCSNDYLGVIGVDAFISVVALACFVSIALSYVHIFSTVLRIPSAEGRSKVFSTCLPHLFVVSFFLSTGICAYLKPTSDSPSAFDVMLSIFYTVIPPTLNPIIYSLRNEAMKGALRNLLLDRKFTGKNTLLSCC